A window of Pantoea agglomerans contains these coding sequences:
- a CDS encoding phosphotransferase enzyme family protein, with amino-acid sequence MSIKQYDTLSNDAILQLAHQALQAYPACLHAEVKLLCRSENATLSVSTPHGRYALRIHRGDYHTKQDIESELHWLDALQAAAICVPVAVRDGQGGRIQTLPLAEGGERYAVLFHWIEGEMLTDAVDPAAFRQLGRITAQLHHHSRRWQKPQAFRRIVWDHHSMVSPAGHWGDWREVAGLAPSQHAVVEETLAQVGREMAAFGQSPDRYGLIHADLRLTNLLVHQGETRVIDFDDCGMGWYLHDLAAAISFVEHHPSAPQWVENWLNGYEQVAHLSDEDLAILPSMLIQRRIQLTAWVASHCETEMARSLGSGWAGDTVRLCHRYLDGAPLPIGL; translated from the coding sequence ATGAGCATTAAGCAATATGACACCTTAAGTAACGACGCCATTCTTCAGCTTGCCCACCAGGCGTTGCAGGCCTATCCCGCCTGCCTGCACGCCGAGGTCAAACTGCTGTGCCGTTCCGAAAACGCGACCCTGTCTGTCAGCACCCCGCACGGACGCTATGCGTTACGCATTCACCGCGGCGATTACCACACGAAGCAGGATATTGAAAGCGAGCTGCACTGGCTGGACGCCCTTCAGGCCGCCGCGATCTGCGTGCCGGTGGCGGTGCGCGACGGGCAGGGCGGACGGATTCAGACGCTGCCGCTGGCGGAGGGCGGCGAACGCTATGCCGTGCTGTTCCACTGGATAGAGGGCGAGATGCTCACCGACGCGGTCGATCCGGCGGCCTTTCGTCAGCTGGGGCGCATCACTGCGCAGCTGCACCACCACAGTCGGCGCTGGCAAAAGCCGCAGGCGTTTCGCCGCATCGTCTGGGATCATCACAGCATGGTTTCGCCTGCCGGCCACTGGGGCGACTGGCGTGAGGTGGCGGGGCTAGCGCCGTCGCAGCACGCGGTGGTTGAGGAGACGCTGGCGCAGGTCGGTCGCGAGATGGCCGCATTTGGGCAGTCGCCCGATCGCTACGGCCTGATCCACGCCGATCTGCGTCTGACCAATCTGCTGGTTCATCAGGGCGAAACGCGGGTGATCGATTTTGATGACTGCGGCATGGGCTGGTATCTGCACGATCTGGCCGCGGCGATCAGCTTTGTCGAGCATCATCCCAGCGCCCCGCAGTGGGTAGAAAACTGGCTAAACGGCTACGAACAGGTGGCGCACCTCAGCGATGAGGATCTCGCCATCCTGCCGTCGATGCTGATTCAGCGCCGCATTCAACTTACCGCCTGGGTCGCCTCCCATTGTGAAACGGAGATGGCCCGCAGCCTCGGCAGCGGCTGGGCCGGCGATACGGTGCGGTTGTGCCACCGCTACCTCGACGGCGCGCCTCTGCCGATCGGCCTGTAG
- a CDS encoding AraC family transcriptional regulator, which translates to MASRFPEVALTAMSSAGSSHRGVLSAAATGLGDFINAQGGDVDRIFGVSGIDAATLACPTLSLDLVNYCRVLEEAASQAGVDNFGLQYGHQFRPQSLGLIGYIGLCSATLEQALRNVVNAFPWHQHNTCVRLTEHSDCWQLDYQVRHGAILLRRQDAELTLGMFLNLIRHAAGRHWAPREVHFEHPRPEHWHEHCKVFDAPVYFDQPFNSMIIVKADLNRKMPDHDPMLLLVMQDAIRRLSPPVVSQDTVNQTRTDIHLQLLNGEPSLEIIAEKQGLSAWSLQRRLRDEQTSFSALVDSVRKEMATHYLKQHHLSVSEMALLLGYSEVSAFSRAFRRWFGCSPRDCRKSQSSVFL; encoded by the coding sequence ATGGCCAGCAGATTTCCCGAGGTTGCGCTGACGGCGATGTCCAGCGCAGGCAGCAGTCACCGTGGCGTCCTGTCGGCCGCCGCGACAGGACTGGGTGATTTCATCAATGCGCAGGGCGGCGATGTGGATCGCATTTTTGGCGTCAGCGGCATCGACGCCGCTACGCTCGCCTGCCCGACGCTGAGTCTGGATCTGGTGAACTACTGCCGGGTGCTGGAAGAGGCCGCCAGCCAGGCGGGGGTAGACAATTTCGGTTTGCAGTATGGCCATCAGTTCCGGCCGCAGTCTCTGGGCCTGATTGGCTATATCGGCCTCTGTTCGGCAACCCTGGAGCAGGCGCTGCGAAACGTGGTGAACGCCTTTCCCTGGCATCAGCACAATACCTGCGTCCGCCTGACGGAGCACAGCGATTGCTGGCAGCTCGACTATCAGGTGCGTCACGGCGCAATTCTTCTGCGCCGCCAGGATGCAGAGCTGACGCTGGGCATGTTTCTTAACCTGATTCGCCACGCGGCGGGGCGGCACTGGGCGCCGCGCGAAGTCCATTTTGAACATCCGCGCCCTGAGCACTGGCATGAACACTGTAAGGTCTTTGATGCGCCGGTCTATTTCGACCAGCCCTTTAACTCGATGATCATCGTTAAGGCGGATCTGAACCGCAAAATGCCGGATCACGATCCGATGCTGCTGCTGGTGATGCAGGATGCGATCCGTCGCCTCAGCCCGCCGGTGGTCAGCCAGGATACCGTTAACCAGACCCGCACCGATATTCATCTTCAGCTGCTGAATGGCGAACCCTCGCTGGAGATTATCGCCGAGAAGCAGGGACTCTCCGCCTGGTCGCTGCAGCGGCGACTGCGCGATGAGCAGACCAGTTTCTCCGCGCTGGTGGACAGCGTGCGCAAAGAGATGGCGACCCATTATCTGAAGCAGCACCATCTGTCGGTCTCTGAAATGGCGCTGCTGCTGGGGTATTCCGAGGTCAGCGCCTTCTCGCGCGCGTTCCGGCGCTGGTTTGGCTGCAGCCCGCGCGACTGCCGTAAATCGCAGAGCAGCGTTTTTCTCTGA
- a CDS encoding MFS transporter — translation MSHTPSLQKPQGSARTIFNVTSGNFLEMYDFMVFGYYATAIAKTFFPGDDPFASLMLTLMTFGAGFLMRPLGAIVLGAYIDHHGRRKGLLLTLGLMAIGTLTIALVPGYATLGAAAPILILLGRLLQGFSAGVELGGVSVYLAEVAPKGRKGFFVSWQSGSQQIAVIFAALLGLLLNHLLAKEAVTEWGWRIPFVVGCMIVPFLFWVRRMLEETEAFSQRKQHPTMRQIMRSLASSWALVLAGMLMVVTTTVMFYMITAFTPTFGKTVLMMSDKQSFLVTLFVGVSNLIWLPIMGALSDRIGRRPLLITFTLLMIVTTWPVLHWLVGAPTFAHLMEAELWLSFLYASYNGAMVVYLAEIMPAEVRASGFSLAYSLATALFGGFTPAVSSYLIHATGDKAMPGVWLTFAAVCGLIGTLLIGRMVRQYRARHSGAAASASV, via the coding sequence ATGAGTCACACTCCGTCTTTACAAAAGCCTCAGGGCAGCGCTCGAACCATTTTCAACGTTACCAGCGGTAACTTCCTTGAAATGTATGACTTTATGGTGTTTGGCTACTACGCCACCGCCATTGCAAAAACCTTCTTTCCCGGCGACGATCCTTTCGCCTCGCTAATGTTGACCCTGATGACCTTCGGCGCCGGATTCCTGATGCGGCCGCTGGGGGCTATCGTGCTTGGCGCCTATATCGACCATCACGGCCGCCGCAAAGGGCTGCTGCTGACGCTGGGGCTGATGGCGATCGGTACGCTTACCATCGCGCTGGTGCCGGGCTACGCCACGCTGGGCGCCGCCGCGCCGATTCTGATCCTGCTGGGCCGCTTGCTGCAGGGCTTCTCCGCTGGGGTTGAGCTGGGCGGCGTCTCGGTCTATCTGGCGGAAGTGGCGCCGAAAGGGCGCAAAGGCTTCTTCGTCAGCTGGCAGTCGGGCAGCCAGCAGATTGCGGTGATCTTCGCCGCGCTGCTCGGCCTGCTGCTCAACCATCTGCTGGCGAAAGAGGCGGTAACGGAATGGGGCTGGCGTATTCCTTTCGTCGTCGGCTGTATGATCGTGCCCTTTCTCTTCTGGGTCCGCCGCATGCTGGAAGAGACCGAAGCCTTCAGCCAGCGCAAACAGCATCCGACTATGCGGCAGATTATGCGTTCGCTGGCGAGCAGCTGGGCGCTGGTGCTGGCGGGTATGCTGATGGTGGTCACCACCACCGTGATGTTCTATATGATCACCGCCTTTACCCCCACCTTCGGCAAAACCGTGCTGATGATGAGCGACAAGCAGAGCTTCCTGGTGACGCTGTTTGTTGGCGTCTCTAACCTGATCTGGCTGCCGATAATGGGCGCGCTGTCGGACCGCATCGGCCGCCGTCCGCTGCTGATTACCTTTACGCTGCTGATGATCGTCACCACCTGGCCGGTGCTGCACTGGCTGGTGGGAGCGCCGACCTTTGCTCATCTGATGGAAGCGGAGCTGTGGCTCTCATTCCTCTACGCCAGCTATAACGGTGCGATGGTGGTCTACCTGGCGGAGATTATGCCTGCGGAAGTGCGCGCCTCGGGCTTTTCCCTCGCCTATAGCCTGGCGACCGCGCTGTTCGGCGGCTTTACGCCTGCGGTTTCCAGCTACCTGATCCACGCCACCGGCGATAAGGCGATGCCCGGCGTCTGGCTGACCTTCGCCGCCGTTTGCGGCCTGATCGGCACGCTGCTGATTGGCCGTATGGTCAGGCAGTACCGCGCGCGCCACAGCGGCGCGGCCGCCAGCGCCTCAGTCTAA
- a CDS encoding spore coat protein U domain-containing protein codes for MKKILLLLALLALFPTLSRAACALPSSTASFGSVTTFVVNTTAQATSTNANVNCGSGSSLSLLGNNQITFQLTGATSVSGTRGTLKRSGDTGSDNIPVQLCVDSACATELTIGAAAYVYSQAVLVNLAGLLGSLNFAIPVYLRSVPGQTVAAGTYTTTLNLAVTYNICTSVGVGNVCLSPQSGSGVIPITVTMVVTNDCTTITAPNISFGSAPLVGSFSAVSQTINVVCSKGSTYTVGLSNGSYVSGTQRQMASGTNRLSYEIYKGTSSNRWGPSGTERYSSASATSVSSDGLTRGYSYTARILTTQTTPPAGSYTDSVVVDLSF; via the coding sequence ATGAAAAAAATCCTGCTGCTGCTGGCGCTGCTGGCGCTCTTTCCGACGCTGTCGCGCGCCGCCTGCGCCCTGCCCAGCTCCACCGCCAGCTTTGGGTCGGTCACTACCTTTGTGGTTAACACTACGGCGCAGGCGACCTCGACCAACGCCAACGTCAACTGCGGGTCCGGCTCGTCGCTCTCGCTGCTGGGCAATAACCAGATCACCTTCCAGCTAACCGGCGCCACCAGCGTCAGCGGCACGCGCGGCACCCTCAAGCGCAGCGGTGACACCGGCAGCGATAATATTCCGGTGCAGCTCTGCGTCGACAGCGCCTGCGCCACCGAGCTGACCATTGGTGCCGCCGCCTATGTCTATAGCCAGGCGGTGCTGGTCAACCTCGCCGGCCTGCTGGGCAGCCTTAACTTCGCTATTCCGGTCTATTTGCGCAGCGTGCCGGGCCAGACGGTGGCCGCCGGCACCTACACCACCACGCTTAACCTGGCGGTGACCTATAACATCTGCACCAGCGTCGGCGTCGGCAACGTCTGCCTCTCGCCGCAGAGCGGCAGCGGCGTTATTCCCATAACCGTTACCATGGTGGTCACCAACGACTGCACCACCATTACCGCGCCCAATATCAGCTTCGGCAGCGCACCGCTGGTCGGCAGCTTCTCCGCCGTGTCGCAGACCATTAATGTGGTGTGCAGCAAAGGCAGCACCTACACGGTGGGATTAAGCAACGGCAGCTATGTCAGCGGCACGCAGCGCCAGATGGCGAGCGGCACTAACCGGTTAAGCTATGAGATTTACAAGGGAACCAGCAGCAACCGCTGGGGGCCGAGCGGCACCGAACGCTACAGCAGCGCCAGCGCCACCAGCGTAAGCTCGGATGGACTGACGCGCGGCTACAGCTATACCGCGCGCATCCTTACCACGCAAACCACGCCGCCCGCAGGCAGCTACACGGACAGCGTGGTGGTGGATCTGTCGTTTTAG